One genomic window of Falco cherrug isolate bFalChe1 chromosome 20, bFalChe1.pri, whole genome shotgun sequence includes the following:
- the PPP1R9B gene encoding neurabin-2 isoform X1, whose product MLRTEAGGGAAAGGGAPSGGAAGGGGLRSASPHRNAYEATIQALAPTKEADGEDGKKSRGKKYGSNVHRIKNMFLQMGTAPGPEGACDLAKAKEKPVRLSLPRAGSLSESMDQGSLLKLGTSVSERVSRFDSKPDKPFSKLQETRKIFERSPQEKATTTKLLLRKERAGFQDRKLDVVVRFNGSTESLDKLDTEAVSPTVSQLSAVFEKADLRNNLHKAPGRAGGPLNAKVVGKRPRVFLPSPEAGRLGDGHAALARSRPPEEEKAVGKSGRPAEKETAAPRVQEVCKIKPVEVEESGEAEEEEEEATVAGEPVPAPQPAKGAEGQVPTAPRLEGGLGAAAGEEGVKGERAEEGDTYEEAKKEDFSEADLVDISAYSGLGEDSGGSGLEEEEEAEGLYEPESGCVEIPGLSEEEEPVPNRKIQFSTAPIQVFSTYSNEDYDRRNEDVDPMAASAEYELEKRVERLDLFPVELEKDSEGLGISIIGMGAGADMGLEKLGIFVKTVTEGGAAHRDGRIQVNDLIVEVDGTSLVGVTQSFAASVLRNTKGRVRFLIGREKPGEQSEVAQLIQQTLEQERWQREMIEQRYTQYTEDDEETGEYATDEEEEMSPMFPSGEMAIEVFELAENEDTLSPVEMDPEKLVHKFKELQIKHAVTEAEIQQLKRKLHCLEQEKARWRAEKAQLEQSVEENKERMEKLEGYWMEAQNLCQAVDEHLKETQAQYQTLERKYSKAKRLIKEYQQKEIEFLKKETAQRRVLEESELAHKEEMEKLQEKISELEAKLQTLKNSNPT is encoded by the exons ATGCTGAGGACGGAggcaggcggcggggcggccgccggcgggggggcTCCCTCCGGCGGggcagcgggcggcggggggctgcggagCGCGTCCCCCCACCGCAATGCCTACGAGGCCACCATCCAGGCCCTGGCGCCCACAAAGGAGGCTGACGGAGAAGACGGCAAGAAGAGCCGGGGTAAGAAGTATGGCTCCAACGTCCATCGCATCAAGAACATGTTCCTGCAGATGGGGACGGCGCCCGGCCCCGAGGGCGCCTGCGACCTGGCCAAGGCCAAGGAGAAGCCCGTCCGCCTCTCCTTGCCCCGCGCCGGCAGCCTCAGCGAGAGCATGGACCAGGGCAGCCTCCTCAAGCTGGGCACCAGTGTCTCGGAGAGGGTCAGCCGCTTCGACTCCAAGCCCGACAAGCCCTTCTCCAAGCTGCAGGAGACCCGCAAGATCTTTGAGAGGAGCCCGCAGGAGAAGGCCACCACCACCAAGCTCTTGCTGCGCAAGGAACGAGCTGGCTTCCAGGACCGTAAGCTGGATGTGGTGGTGAGGTTCAACGGCAGCACCGAGTCCTTGGACAAGCTAGACACCGAAGCCGTCTCGCCCACCGTCAGCCAGCTCAGCGCTGTCTTCGAGAAGGCCGACCTCCGAAACAACCTGCACAAGGCGCCCGGGCGAGCAGGAGGACCGCTCAATGCCAAGGTGGTGGGCAAGCGACCCCGCGTCTTCTTGCCAAGCCCCGAGGCCGGGCGGCTGGGTGACGGCCACGCTGCCCTGGCCCGCAGCCGGCCGCcggaggaggagaaggcagtggGGAAGAGCGGCCGGCCGGCGGAGAAGGAGACGGCTGCCCCACGGGTGCAGGAGGTCTGCAAGATCAAGCCGGTAGAGGTGGAGGAGAGCGGCgaggctgaggaggaggaggaggaggcgaCGGTGGCAGGCGAACCAGTGCCTGCACCCCAGCCGGCTAAGGGGGCCGAGGGTCAGGTGCCCACCGCTCCCCGGCTGGAAGGGGGCTTGGGGGCAGCTGCAGGCGAGGAGGGCGTCAAGGGCGAGCGGGCGGAGGAGGGCGATACCTACGAGGAGGCCAAGAAGGAGGACTTCTCTGAGGCGGACCTGGTGGACATAAGTGCCTACAGTGGGCTCGGGGAGGACTCGGGGGGCAgtgggctggaggaggaagaggaggctgaagGGCTGTATGAGCCCGAGTCAGGCTGTGTGGAGATCCCTGGGCTgtctgaggaagaggagcctgTCCCCAACCGCAAGATCCAGTTCAGCACAGCCCCCATCCAG GTCTTCAGCACTTACTCCAACGAAGACTACGACCGCCGCAACGAAGATGTCGACCCCATGGCCGCGTCGGCCGAGTACGAGCTGGAGAAGAGAGTGGAGCGGCTTGACCTCTTCCCTGTGGAGCTGGAGAAAG ACTCCGAAGGGCTGGGGATCAGTATCATTGGCATGGGCGCAGGGGCCGACATGGGCCTGGAGAAGCTGGGCATCTTCGTCAAGACGGTGACAGAGGGTGGGGCGGCCCACCGGGATGGCAG GATCCAGGTGAACGATCTCATTGTGGAGGTGGACGGCACCAGCCTGGTAGGGGTGACGCAGAGCTTCGCCGCCTCCGTCCTCAGGAACACCAAGGGCCGTGTCCG GTTCCTCATTGGGCGGGAGAAGCCAGGGGAGCAGAGTGAGGTGGCGCAGCTGATCCAGCAGACGCTGGAGCAGGAGCGGTGGCAGCGGGAGATGATCGAGCAGCGCTACACCCAGTACACTGAGGATGACGAGGAG ACGGGCGAGTACGCTacagatgaggaggaggagatgagCCCCATGTTCCCCAGTGGGGAGATGGCCATTGAGGTGTTTGAGCTGGCCGAGAACGAGGACACACTCTCCCCTGTGGAGATGGACCCTGAAAAGCTGGTGCACAAGTTCAAGGAG CTCCAGATCAAGCATGCCGTCACCGAGGCCGAGATCCAGCAGCTGAAGAGGAAG ctgCACTGCCTGGAGCAGGAGAAGGCGCGCTGGCGGGCTGAGAAggcccagctggagcagagcgTGGAGGAGAACAAGGAGCGGATGGAGAAGCTGGAGGGGTACTGGATGGAGGCACAGAACCTCTGCCAGGCTGTGGATGAGCACCTCAAGGAGACCCAGGCCCAGTACCAGACCCTGGAGCGCAAGTACAGCAAGGCCAAGAGGCTCATCAAGGAGTACCAGCAAAA GGAGATAGAGTTCCTGAAGAAGGAGACGGCGCAGCGGCGGGTGCTGGAGGAGTCGGAGCTGGCGCAcaaggaggagatggagaagctgcaggagaag atcTCCGAACTGGAGGCCAAGCTGCAGACTTTGAAAAATTCCAACCCGACTTAA
- the PPP1R9B gene encoding neurabin-2 isoform X2 produces the protein MLRTEAGGGAAAGGGAPSGGAAGGGGLRSASPHRNAYEATIQALAPTKEADGEDGKKSRGKKYGSNVHRIKNMFLQMGTAPGPEGACDLAKAKEKPVRLSLPRAGSLSESMDQGSLLKLGTSVSERVSRFDSKPDKPFSKLQETRKIFERSPQEKATTTKLLLRKERAGFQDRKLDVVVRFNGSTESLDKLDTEAVSPTVSQLSAVFEKADLRNNLHKAPGRAGGPLNAKVVGKRPRVFLPSPEAGRLGDGHAALARSRPPEEEKAVGKSGRPAEKETAAPRVQEVCKIKPVEVEESGEAEEEEEEATVAGEPVPAPQPAKGAEGQVPTAPRLEGGLGAAAGEEGVKGERAEEGDTYEEAKKEDFSEADLVDISAYSGLGEDSGGSGLEEEEEAEGLYEPESGCVEIPGLSEEEEPVPNRKIQFSTAPIQVFSTYSNEDYDRRNEDVDPMAASAEYELEKRVERLDLFPVELEKDSEGLGISIIGMGAGADMGLEKLGIFVKTVTEGGAAHRDGRIQVNDLIVEVDGTSLVGVTQSFAASVLRNTKGRVRFLIGREKPGEQSEVAQLIQQTLEQERWQREMIEQRYTQYTEDDEETGEYATDEEEEMSPMFPSGEMAIEVFELAENEDTLSPVEMDPEKLVHKFKELQIKHAVTEAEIQQLKRKISELEAKLQTLKNSNPT, from the exons ATGCTGAGGACGGAggcaggcggcggggcggccgccggcgggggggcTCCCTCCGGCGGggcagcgggcggcggggggctgcggagCGCGTCCCCCCACCGCAATGCCTACGAGGCCACCATCCAGGCCCTGGCGCCCACAAAGGAGGCTGACGGAGAAGACGGCAAGAAGAGCCGGGGTAAGAAGTATGGCTCCAACGTCCATCGCATCAAGAACATGTTCCTGCAGATGGGGACGGCGCCCGGCCCCGAGGGCGCCTGCGACCTGGCCAAGGCCAAGGAGAAGCCCGTCCGCCTCTCCTTGCCCCGCGCCGGCAGCCTCAGCGAGAGCATGGACCAGGGCAGCCTCCTCAAGCTGGGCACCAGTGTCTCGGAGAGGGTCAGCCGCTTCGACTCCAAGCCCGACAAGCCCTTCTCCAAGCTGCAGGAGACCCGCAAGATCTTTGAGAGGAGCCCGCAGGAGAAGGCCACCACCACCAAGCTCTTGCTGCGCAAGGAACGAGCTGGCTTCCAGGACCGTAAGCTGGATGTGGTGGTGAGGTTCAACGGCAGCACCGAGTCCTTGGACAAGCTAGACACCGAAGCCGTCTCGCCCACCGTCAGCCAGCTCAGCGCTGTCTTCGAGAAGGCCGACCTCCGAAACAACCTGCACAAGGCGCCCGGGCGAGCAGGAGGACCGCTCAATGCCAAGGTGGTGGGCAAGCGACCCCGCGTCTTCTTGCCAAGCCCCGAGGCCGGGCGGCTGGGTGACGGCCACGCTGCCCTGGCCCGCAGCCGGCCGCcggaggaggagaaggcagtggGGAAGAGCGGCCGGCCGGCGGAGAAGGAGACGGCTGCCCCACGGGTGCAGGAGGTCTGCAAGATCAAGCCGGTAGAGGTGGAGGAGAGCGGCgaggctgaggaggaggaggaggaggcgaCGGTGGCAGGCGAACCAGTGCCTGCACCCCAGCCGGCTAAGGGGGCCGAGGGTCAGGTGCCCACCGCTCCCCGGCTGGAAGGGGGCTTGGGGGCAGCTGCAGGCGAGGAGGGCGTCAAGGGCGAGCGGGCGGAGGAGGGCGATACCTACGAGGAGGCCAAGAAGGAGGACTTCTCTGAGGCGGACCTGGTGGACATAAGTGCCTACAGTGGGCTCGGGGAGGACTCGGGGGGCAgtgggctggaggaggaagaggaggctgaagGGCTGTATGAGCCCGAGTCAGGCTGTGTGGAGATCCCTGGGCTgtctgaggaagaggagcctgTCCCCAACCGCAAGATCCAGTTCAGCACAGCCCCCATCCAG GTCTTCAGCACTTACTCCAACGAAGACTACGACCGCCGCAACGAAGATGTCGACCCCATGGCCGCGTCGGCCGAGTACGAGCTGGAGAAGAGAGTGGAGCGGCTTGACCTCTTCCCTGTGGAGCTGGAGAAAG ACTCCGAAGGGCTGGGGATCAGTATCATTGGCATGGGCGCAGGGGCCGACATGGGCCTGGAGAAGCTGGGCATCTTCGTCAAGACGGTGACAGAGGGTGGGGCGGCCCACCGGGATGGCAG GATCCAGGTGAACGATCTCATTGTGGAGGTGGACGGCACCAGCCTGGTAGGGGTGACGCAGAGCTTCGCCGCCTCCGTCCTCAGGAACACCAAGGGCCGTGTCCG GTTCCTCATTGGGCGGGAGAAGCCAGGGGAGCAGAGTGAGGTGGCGCAGCTGATCCAGCAGACGCTGGAGCAGGAGCGGTGGCAGCGGGAGATGATCGAGCAGCGCTACACCCAGTACACTGAGGATGACGAGGAG ACGGGCGAGTACGCTacagatgaggaggaggagatgagCCCCATGTTCCCCAGTGGGGAGATGGCCATTGAGGTGTTTGAGCTGGCCGAGAACGAGGACACACTCTCCCCTGTGGAGATGGACCCTGAAAAGCTGGTGCACAAGTTCAAGGAG CTCCAGATCAAGCATGCCGTCACCGAGGCCGAGATCCAGCAGCTGAAGAGGAAG atcTCCGAACTGGAGGCCAAGCTGCAGACTTTGAAAAATTCCAACCCGACTTAA
- the SGCA gene encoding alpha-sarcoglycan isoform X3: protein MTRVLLSRSHTRVQCSDAGRLPATHVRGSQLSPGQPRCLRQSALAPLPEVAKMEAPKLLRAWVLAVMALGESQATLPNHHVLPNHRVSSETGAIFVHELERELFQDAFLTGHEDDGAAPITFQAHLQDHPDLPRWLRYIQRDPHQPGYLYGCPMATEVGTHTIEVLAYNRHTYETAAQHLVITIFPAPGGEPPYQGEFLVGNRNVEELLPVAMRDIFLQATAGVWERDDLHVINVTSTLDRGGRVPLPIEGRKEGVYVKVGSHGAFSSCLAAATSPQSRFHCSLGQQPLASCYDTFAPHFTIRWCNLTLLQVWPSPTALGPVWGSGVLEEGGDFQPPTEVPPQDLLPGYLVTLLVPLAVAALLCLLLGHLMCCRREGVQKRDLETSDIQLVHHTTIHGDTEELRHMARSRDVPRPLSTLPMFNIRTGQRINPMPGPPDGACVPLLPQ from the exons ATGACACGCGTGCTCCTGTCCCGGTCTCACACGCGTGTGCAGTGCAGCGATGCTGGCAGGCTGCCTGCCACGCATGTGCGGGGGTCTCAGCTGTCCCCAG GCCAGCCCCGCTGCCTCCGTCAATCAGCACTGGCCCCGCTCCCGGAGGTGGCGAAGATGGAGGCCCCCAAGCTGCTCCGCgcctgggtgctggcag TCATGGCCCTGGGGGAGTCCCAGGCCACCCTCCCCAACCACCACGTCCTCCCCAACCACCGCGTCTCCTCCGAGACCGGAGCCATCTTCGTCCATGAGCTGGAGCGGGAGCTGTTCCAGGATGCCTTCCTCACTGGGCACGAGGATGATGGCG CTGCCCCCATCACCTTCCAAGCCCACCTCCAGGACCACCCTGACCTGCCGCGGTGGCTGCGGTACATCCAGCGCGACCCCCACCAGCCGGGCTACCTCTATGGCTGTCCCATGGCCACGGAGGTGGGCACCCACACCATCGAG GTGCTGGCATACAACCGGCACACCTACGAGACAGCGGCACAGCACCTCGTCATCACCATCTTTCCTGCTCCAG GTGGGGAGCCGCCGTACCAGGGCGAGTTCCTGGTGGGGAACAGGAACgtggaggagctgctgccagtggcCATGCGGGACATCTTCCTCCAGGCCACGGCCGGCGTCTGGGAGCGGGATGACCTCCATGTCATCAATGTCACCTCCACGCTGGACCGGGGTGGCCGCGTGCCCCTGCCCATCGAGGGGCGCAAGGAGGG GGTGTACGTGAAGGTGGGCTCCCATGGTGCCTTCTCATCGTGCCTGGCAGCGGCCACCTCACCACAGAGCCGGTTCCACtgcagcctgggccagcagccCCTCGCCTCCTGCTACGACACCTTCGCCCCCCACTTCACCATCCGCTGGTGCAACCTCACCTTG CTGCAGGTCTGGCCCAGCCCAACAGCGCTGGGGCCCGTGTGGGGTTctggggtgctggaggagggTGGGGATTTCCAGCCCCCCACCGAGGTGCCCCCCCAGGACCTGCTGCCTGGGTACCTGGTGACGCTGCTGGTGCCGCTGGCGGTGGCCgcactgctctgcctgctcctgggcCACCTCATGTGCTGCCGCAGGGAGGGAGT GCAAAAACGGGACTTGGAGACGTCTGA CATCCAGCTGGTCCACCACACCACCATCCACGGTGACACGGAGGAGCTGAGGCACATGGCTCGCAGCCGGGATGTCCCACGGCCCCTTTCCACCCTTCCCATGTTCAACATCCGCACAGGTCAACGCATCAACCCCATGCCTGGTCCCCCGGATGGTGCCTGTGTCCCCCTCCTCCCGCAGTGA
- the SGCA gene encoding alpha-sarcoglycan isoform X1: MSPPRGHPTGPLALGSPSAPRVLRGLGATGPWWQEVAPVGCLAWDPPQADPPVTPLPGQPRCLRQSALAPLPEVAKMEAPKLLRAWVLAVMALGESQATLPNHHVLPNHRVSSETGAIFVHELERELFQDAFLTGHEDDGAAPITFQAHLQDHPDLPRWLRYIQRDPHQPGYLYGCPMATEVGTHTIEVLAYNRHTYETAAQHLVITIFPAPGGEPPYQGEFLVGNRNVEELLPVAMRDIFLQATAGVWERDDLHVINVTSTLDRGGRVPLPIEGRKEGVYVKVGSHGAFSSCLAAATSPQSRFHCSLGQQPLASCYDTFAPHFTIRWCNLTLLQVWPSPTALGPVWGSGVLEEGGDFQPPTEVPPQDLLPGYLVTLLVPLAVAALLCLLLGHLMCCRREGVQKRDLETSDIQLVHHTTIHGDTEELRHMARSRDVPRPLSTLPMFNIRTGQRINPMPGPPDGACVPLLPQ, from the exons ATGAGCccacccaggggacaccccaCCGGACCCCTtgctctgggcagccccagTGCTCCCCGTgtgctcagggggctgggtgccACAGGGCCTTGGTGGCAGGAGGTGGCCCCGGTGGGGTGCCTCGCGTGGGACCCCCCCCAGGCGGACCCCCCTGTAACACCCCTACCAGGCCAGCCCCGCTGCCTCCGTCAATCAGCACTGGCCCCGCTCCCGGAGGTGGCGAAGATGGAGGCCCCCAAGCTGCTCCGCgcctgggtgctggcag TCATGGCCCTGGGGGAGTCCCAGGCCACCCTCCCCAACCACCACGTCCTCCCCAACCACCGCGTCTCCTCCGAGACCGGAGCCATCTTCGTCCATGAGCTGGAGCGGGAGCTGTTCCAGGATGCCTTCCTCACTGGGCACGAGGATGATGGCG CTGCCCCCATCACCTTCCAAGCCCACCTCCAGGACCACCCTGACCTGCCGCGGTGGCTGCGGTACATCCAGCGCGACCCCCACCAGCCGGGCTACCTCTATGGCTGTCCCATGGCCACGGAGGTGGGCACCCACACCATCGAG GTGCTGGCATACAACCGGCACACCTACGAGACAGCGGCACAGCACCTCGTCATCACCATCTTTCCTGCTCCAG GTGGGGAGCCGCCGTACCAGGGCGAGTTCCTGGTGGGGAACAGGAACgtggaggagctgctgccagtggcCATGCGGGACATCTTCCTCCAGGCCACGGCCGGCGTCTGGGAGCGGGATGACCTCCATGTCATCAATGTCACCTCCACGCTGGACCGGGGTGGCCGCGTGCCCCTGCCCATCGAGGGGCGCAAGGAGGG GGTGTACGTGAAGGTGGGCTCCCATGGTGCCTTCTCATCGTGCCTGGCAGCGGCCACCTCACCACAGAGCCGGTTCCACtgcagcctgggccagcagccCCTCGCCTCCTGCTACGACACCTTCGCCCCCCACTTCACCATCCGCTGGTGCAACCTCACCTTG CTGCAGGTCTGGCCCAGCCCAACAGCGCTGGGGCCCGTGTGGGGTTctggggtgctggaggagggTGGGGATTTCCAGCCCCCCACCGAGGTGCCCCCCCAGGACCTGCTGCCTGGGTACCTGGTGACGCTGCTGGTGCCGCTGGCGGTGGCCgcactgctctgcctgctcctgggcCACCTCATGTGCTGCCGCAGGGAGGGAGT GCAAAAACGGGACTTGGAGACGTCTGA CATCCAGCTGGTCCACCACACCACCATCCACGGTGACACGGAGGAGCTGAGGCACATGGCTCGCAGCCGGGATGTCCCACGGCCCCTTTCCACCCTTCCCATGTTCAACATCCGCACAGGTCAACGCATCAACCCCATGCCTGGTCCCCCGGATGGTGCCTGTGTCCCCCTCCTCCCGCAGTGA
- the SGCA gene encoding alpha-sarcoglycan isoform X2 produces MSPPRGHPTGPLALGSPSAPRVLRGLGATGPWWQEVAPVGCLAWDPPQADPPVTPLPGQPRCLRQSALAPLPEVAKMEAPKLLRAWVLAVMALGESQATLPNHHVLPNHRVSSETGAIFVHELERELFQDAFLTGHEDDGAAPITFQAHLQDHPDLPRWLRYIQRDPHQPGYLYGCPMATEVGTHTIEVLAYNRHTYETAAQHLVITIFPAPGGEPPYQGEFLVGNRNVEELLPVAMRDIFLQATAGVWERDDLHVINVTSTLDRGGRVPLPIEGRKEGVYVKVGSHGAFSSCLAAATSPQSRFHCSLGQQPLASCYDTFAPHFTIRWCNLTLLQVWPSPTALGPVWGSGVLEEGGDFQPPTEVPPQDLLPGYLVTLLVPLAVAALLCLLLGHLMCCRREGVQKRDLETSDIQLVHHTTIHGDTEELRHMARSRDVPRPLSTLPMFNIRTGQRINPMPGPPDGACVPLLPQ; encoded by the exons ATGAGCccacccaggggacaccccaCCGGACCCCTtgctctgggcagccccagTGCTCCCCGTgtgctcagggggctgggtgccACAGGGCCTTGGTGGCAGGAGGTGGCCCCGGTGGGGTGCCTCGCGTGGGACCCCCCCCAGGCGGACCCCCCTGTAACACCCCTACCAGGCCAGCCCCGCTGCCTCCGTCAATCAGCACTGGCCCCGCTCCCGGAGGTGGCGAAGATGGAGGCCCCCAAGCTGCTCCGCgcctgggtgctggcag TCATGGCCCTGGGGGAGTCCCAGGCCACCCTCCCCAACCACCACGTCCTCCCCAACCACCGCGTCTCCTCCGAGACCGGAGCCATCTTCGTCCATGAGCTGGAGCGGGAGCTGTTCCAGGATGCCTTCCTCACTGGGCACGAGGATGATGGCG CTGCCCCCATCACCTTCCAAGCCCACCTCCAGGACCACCCTGACCTGCCGCGGTGGCTGCGGTACATCCAGCGCGACCCCCACCAGCCGGGCTACCTCTATGGCTGTCCCATGGCCACGGAGGTGGGCACCCACACCATCGAG GTGCTGGCATACAACCGGCACACCTACGAGACAGCGGCACAGCACCTCGTCATCACCATCTTTCCTGCTCCAG GTGGGGAGCCGCCGTACCAGGGCGAGTTCCTGGTGGGGAACAGGAACgtggaggagctgctgccagtggcCATGCGGGACATCTTCCTCCAGGCCACGGCCGGCGTCTGGGAGCGGGATGACCTCCATGTCATCAATGTCACCTCCACGCTGGACCGGGGTGGCCGCGTGCCCCTGCCCATCGAGGGGCGCAAGGAGGG GGTGTACGTGAAGGTGGGCTCCCATGGTGCCTTCTCATCGTGCCTGGCAGCGGCCACCTCACCACAGAGCCGGTTCCACtgcagcctgggccagcagccCCTCGCCTCCTGCTACGACACCTTCGCCCCCCACTTCACCATCCGCTGGTGCAACCTCACCTTG CTGCAGGTCTGGCCCAGCCCAACAGCGCTGGGGCCCGTGTGGGGTTctggggtgctggaggagggTGGGGATTTCCAGCCCCCCACCGAGGTGCCCCCCCAGGACCTGCTGCCTGGGTACCTGGTGACGCTGCTGGTGCCGCTGGCGGTGGCCgcactgctctgcctgctcctgggcCACCTCATGTGCTGCCGCAGGGAGGGAGT GCAAAAACGGGACTTGGAGACGTCTGA CATCCAGCTGGTCCACCACACCACCATCCACGGTGACACGGAGGAGCTGAGGCACATGGCTCGCAGCCGGGATGTCCCACGGCCCCTTTCCACCCTTCCCATGTTCAACATCCGCACAGGTCAACGCATCAACCCCATGCCTGGTCCCCCGGATGGTGCCTGTGTCCCCCTCCTCCCGCA gtgA